Proteins encoded together in one Blastocatellia bacterium window:
- a CDS encoding N-6 DNA methylase, translated as MAKARDERHRYGQHYTPVEVARLLAAFAVRSAADRVFDPACGDGRLLAEAINAKRQLATKASPHELARGVFGIDRSAQAVMLAAATGARVARADFFDLEPGAPLSDRLRLPECCDAVIGNPPYIRQEVMGAPDKRRIERRLLSDRQSAPEVIWPRWSGRSDIYVYFFARAIRFLRAGGRLVFLTASSWLDAGYGAALRRFLLDNFRVIAVIESTAESFFVDASVNTSITVLEREPDAEQRAANTVRFVQLNQPLVAILNKRQNSIVATQAFAHAIERADVATTTAAYRLRMVSQGALTDTDAGPRASSAANGWGKYLRADDVFFRILERGGARLLRLAELAQVRFGVKTGANDFFYLKKPGGAQKAQGALLALDDIARVRRGLTTGANEFFYLKPVRDIAAPTNHRARKVAKATDRSIIEVQDAAGARHQLEARFLVPVIFSLKEIPAIWLTEVSSRRLFFNCALAADELRGTRALAYIRSGERAGYHLRPSCAARDRWYAVTRSRRAAPLILPSKIGERWLVAVNRAGVFEDKKLYGVYPRRGVSELLLAALLNSTWARYYAEVTCRQMTGAQAIADIDVAVAAQLLIPDPRAIPPGLRRRLEAALTEMADRPVGSVFDEVRRFDRRRLDELVLTALGFKQPAERRATLDELYTAVTQLVRARNEKAGGRRQEAGGS; from the coding sequence ATGGCGAAGGCAAGAGACGAGCGGCACCGCTACGGACAACACTACACGCCGGTCGAGGTGGCGCGGCTGCTGGCGGCGTTTGCCGTGCGCTCGGCGGCTGATCGGGTCTTTGACCCGGCGTGCGGCGACGGGCGCTTGCTTGCGGAAGCCATCAACGCCAAGCGGCAGCTTGCAACGAAAGCGTCGCCGCACGAGCTTGCCCGCGGGGTCTTCGGCATTGATCGCTCGGCGCAGGCGGTCATGCTTGCGGCGGCGACCGGCGCGCGGGTGGCGCGGGCCGATTTCTTCGACCTTGAGCCGGGCGCGCCACTCAGCGACAGGTTGCGTTTGCCGGAATGCTGCGACGCGGTCATCGGCAATCCGCCTTACATTCGCCAGGAAGTGATGGGCGCACCCGACAAGCGACGCATCGAGCGCCGGTTGTTGAGTGATCGGCAATCTGCGCCCGAAGTGATCTGGCCGCGCTGGTCAGGCCGCTCGGATATTTACGTTTACTTTTTCGCGCGGGCGATTCGTTTCCTGAGAGCTGGCGGCAGGCTGGTCTTTCTGACGGCGAGTAGCTGGCTCGACGCCGGCTACGGCGCGGCGCTGCGCCGTTTCTTGCTCGATAACTTCCGCGTCATCGCGGTGATCGAGTCAACGGCGGAGAGCTTTTTCGTTGACGCTTCGGTCAACACCAGCATCACCGTGCTTGAGCGCGAGCCGGACGCCGAGCAGCGCGCCGCGAACACGGTTCGCTTCGTTCAACTCAATCAGCCGCTCGTCGCGATCTTGAACAAACGGCAGAACTCCATTGTCGCAACGCAGGCGTTTGCCCACGCCATTGAGCGCGCCGACGTGGCGACGACCACCGCCGCTTATCGCCTCCGCATGGTTAGCCAGGGGGCGCTGACCGACACGGATGCGGGCCCGCGCGCGAGTAGCGCGGCGAACGGCTGGGGCAAGTACCTGCGCGCCGATGATGTTTTCTTTCGCATCCTCGAACGCGGCGGCGCGCGGCTGCTCCGGCTGGCGGAACTGGCGCAAGTCCGTTTCGGTGTGAAGACCGGCGCCAACGATTTCTTCTACCTGAAAAAACCTGGGGGAGCGCAAAAGGCTCAAGGCGCGCTGCTGGCCTTAGACGACATCGCGCGGGTGCGGCGCGGGCTGACGACCGGCGCGAATGAGTTCTTCTACCTCAAGCCGGTGCGCGATATCGCCGCGCCGACCAACCATCGGGCGCGAAAAGTGGCGAAGGCTACAGATCGTTCGATCATCGAAGTTCAAGATGCCGCGGGCGCTCGTCATCAGCTTGAGGCGCGCTTTCTTGTGCCGGTGATCTTTTCGTTGAAAGAGATTCCGGCGATCTGGCTTACAGAGGTCAGCTCGCGGCGCTTGTTTTTCAACTGTGCGTTGGCGGCAGATGAGCTGCGCGGCACGCGGGCGCTCGCCTATATTCGCAGCGGCGAGCGCGCCGGCTATCATCTGCGCCCGAGCTGCGCGGCGCGCGACCGTTGGTACGCGGTGACGCGAAGCCGGCGGGCGGCGCCGCTCATCCTGCCCTCGAAGATCGGCGAGCGCTGGCTGGTGGCGGTGAATCGCGCCGGCGTCTTTGAAGATAAGAAACTCTATGGCGTCTATCCGCGGCGGGGCGTTTCGGAGCTGTTGCTGGCGGCGCTGCTCAATTCGACCTGGGCGCGCTACTACGCCGAAGTGACCTGCCGGCAGATGACCGGCGCGCAGGCCATCGCCGATATCGATGTCGCCGTCGCCGCACAGTTGTTGATTCCCGACCCGCGAGCGATTCCGCCGGGGCTGCGACGCCGTCTCGAAGCGGCGTTGACCGAGATGGCTGACCGGCCTGTTGGCTCGGTCTTTGATGAAGTGCGGCGCTTCGACCGCCGCCGCCTTGATGAGCTGGTGCTAACGGCCCTCGGCTTCAAGCAGCCGGCAGAGCGCCGCGCCACGCTCGACGAGCTGTACACGGCAGTGACCCAACTCGTGCGCGCGAGAAACGAGAAAGCAGGAGGCAGGAGGCAGGAAGCAGGAGGCAGTTGA
- a CDS encoding alpha/beta fold hydrolase, with the protein MTKDAILNELEKQPFVPHPRLKNGHAQTLAGALIRRRFKRVIENCEERLFDIAPGGQVLGHCSWQADRTIRPTLVLAHGMEGSTESRYMLGTAEKALEAGFNVIRMNVRNCGGTEHLTPTLYHAGLTEDLKQIISELSERDGLSEIYLAGFSLGGNMVLKLAGEYATTAPAALRGVIAVSPSIDLAACADAIEMRSNLIYHFKFITSLRNRLRRKARLFPDRYDASRLRGVWTIRRFDDLITAPHMGFQNVANYYERASALPFVERISVPTLIVSAKDDPFIPFAPFERPEVTANPNVALIAPAHGGHVGFVSANGEGEGRFWAEATIVNFARLINEGRRSR; encoded by the coding sequence ATGACGAAAGACGCCATTCTAAACGAGCTGGAGAAACAGCCCTTCGTGCCGCACCCGCGGCTAAAGAACGGCCACGCGCAGACGCTCGCCGGGGCGCTCATCCGTCGCCGCTTCAAGCGGGTGATCGAGAATTGCGAAGAGCGGCTTTTTGACATCGCGCCGGGCGGCCAGGTGCTCGGCCACTGCTCGTGGCAGGCAGACCGCACCATTCGTCCGACGCTCGTGCTGGCCCACGGCATGGAAGGCTCGACCGAATCTCGCTATATGCTCGGCACCGCGGAAAAGGCTTTGGAAGCCGGTTTCAACGTCATCCGCATGAACGTCCGCAACTGCGGCGGCACAGAACACCTGACGCCGACGCTCTATCACGCGGGGCTGACCGAAGACCTCAAACAGATCATCAGTGAGCTGAGCGAGCGCGATGGCCTGAGCGAGATTTATCTTGCGGGCTTCTCGCTCGGCGGCAACATGGTGTTGAAGCTGGCGGGCGAATACGCCACCACTGCGCCGGCGGCGCTGCGCGGCGTCATCGCCGTATCGCCTTCGATAGACCTCGCCGCTTGCGCCGATGCCATCGAGATGCGCTCGAACCTGATCTATCATTTCAAATTCATCACCAGCCTGCGCAACCGCCTGCGCCGCAAAGCGCGGCTCTTTCCCGACCGCTACGACGCCTCGCGGCTGCGCGGCGTCTGGACGATTCGCCGCTTCGACGATTTGATTACCGCGCCGCACATGGGCTTTCAAAACGTCGCCAACTATTACGAGCGTGCCAGCGCCCTGCCCTTCGTTGAGCGCATCAGTGTGCCGACGCTGATCGTCAGCGCCAAGGATGACCCCTTCATCCCCTTCGCGCCGTTCGAGCGCCCCGAAGTCACCGCCAACCCCAACGTCGCGTTGATCGCCCCGGCGCATGGCGGCCACGTCGGCTTCGTCTCCGCCAACGGCGAAGGCGAGGGCCGCTTCTGGGCCGAAGCAACCATCGTCAACTTTGCCCGGCTCATCAACGAAGGCCGCCGATCACGCTAA
- a CDS encoding SpoIIE family protein phosphatase, with protein sequence MMNVATSEEARRWRALIADDQPDVLEALRLLLKGEGFQTDAVMSPAEVIEALQAHNYDLLLMDLNYARDTTSGQEGLDLLNAVRALDDTLPIVVMTAWGSIELTVEAMRRGVRDFVLKPWENARLVNTLRAQVEAGRALRHKEHLKTERRLIAQIVLEATDQRTMLELIAGRISHALERATAIFTRAPRDHGFMRAAAAGDANGLEHLAGMANREWHFDGSHPLNLAGVAFDEALAAYSSTEPPALIVPVKVNNEIVGLLGVVGKHANDGFDADDMKFLDAAAEQIASGISNFHLKSQERELAEARLIQERLLPKAIPQIEGCEIAAAWRPARTVSGDYFDVLKFDERCAAVCIADVSGKGMPAALLMSNVQAAVKAFATGDLAPAAICEKLNRVVGGNIADDRFITFFYGLLDTARKTFTYANAGHCQPMLVRAAGDVLRLDKGGLMLGPFPGLPFEQGKIQLQAGDRLLLFTDGITEADNGCNEEFDEARLTDILINNRAFAAARLEEVVMEKVMEFCKGDFHDDATLLVLSFD encoded by the coding sequence ATGATGAATGTAGCTACAAGTGAAGAAGCGCGGCGCTGGCGGGCGCTGATTGCCGACGACCAACCCGATGTGCTGGAAGCCCTGCGCCTGCTGCTGAAAGGCGAAGGCTTTCAGACCGACGCCGTGATGTCGCCGGCGGAAGTGATCGAAGCGTTGCAGGCGCATAATTACGATCTGCTGCTGATGGATTTGAATTATGCGCGTGACACGACCTCCGGGCAGGAAGGGTTAGACTTGCTGAACGCCGTGCGCGCGCTCGACGACACCCTGCCCATCGTCGTGATGACGGCGTGGGGCAGTATCGAGCTGACGGTCGAAGCCATGCGGCGCGGCGTCCGCGATTTCGTCTTGAAGCCCTGGGAGAATGCGCGGCTGGTCAACACGCTGCGCGCCCAGGTCGAAGCCGGTCGCGCCCTGCGCCACAAAGAACATCTGAAGACCGAGCGCCGCCTGATCGCCCAGATCGTCCTCGAAGCCACCGACCAGCGCACCATGCTAGAGCTGATCGCCGGGCGTATTAGCCATGCGCTCGAACGCGCCACGGCGATCTTCACGCGCGCGCCACGCGACCATGGCTTTATGCGCGCCGCGGCTGCCGGAGACGCCAACGGGCTGGAGCACCTGGCCGGCATGGCCAACCGCGAATGGCATTTCGACGGCAGCCATCCGCTCAACCTCGCGGGCGTTGCGTTCGATGAAGCGCTGGCGGCGTATTCTTCTACTGAGCCGCCCGCTTTGATCGTGCCCGTCAAAGTCAATAATGAAATTGTCGGCTTGCTCGGCGTCGTCGGCAAGCATGCGAATGACGGCTTTGACGCCGACGACATGAAATTTCTCGACGCCGCAGCAGAGCAGATCGCTTCGGGCATCAGTAACTTTCACCTCAAGAGCCAGGAGCGCGAGCTGGCCGAAGCGCGCTTGATTCAAGAGCGGCTGCTGCCGAAAGCGATCCCGCAGATCGAGGGCTGCGAGATCGCCGCCGCCTGGCGACCGGCGCGCACCGTGTCGGGCGATTATTTCGACGTGCTGAAGTTTGACGAGCGCTGCGCGGCAGTCTGTATCGCCGACGTCAGCGGCAAGGGAATGCCGGCGGCGCTGCTGATGTCGAATGTGCAGGCGGCGGTCAAAGCCTTTGCCACGGGCGACCTCGCGCCCGCCGCCATCTGCGAGAAGCTGAATCGCGTCGTCGGCGGCAACATCGCTGACGACCGCTTTATCACTTTCTTTTATGGCTTGCTCGACACCGCGCGCAAGACGTTCACTTATGCCAACGCCGGCCATTGTCAGCCGATGCTGGTGCGCGCCGCCGGTGACGTGCTGCGCCTCGACAAAGGCGGATTGATGCTCGGGCCGTTCCCCGGCTTGCCGTTTGAACAGGGCAAGATTCAGTTACAGGCGGGCGACCGCTTGTTGCTCTTTACCGATGGCATCACGGAAGCCGACAACGGCTGCAACGAAGAGTTTGACGAGGCCCGGCTGACTGACATCCTGATTAACAACCGCGCGTTTGCCGCTGCCCGCTTAGAGGAAGTCGTGATGGAGAAGGTGATGGAATTCTGTAAGGGCGATTTTCATGACGACGCGACGTTGCTGGTTCTAAGCTTTGACTGA
- a CDS encoding ABC transporter permease: protein MLTTWQDIKYAARMWRARPGFALAAVLSLALGIGASTVIFSIVDGVLLRPLPYPAPERLVQLKEVSERGKQSNVTEPNFKDVRAANHTLDAVAAYGGGVMTVTGGTEPVRAGTYAVTEDFFKALGVQPVVGRVFTAEESKAGGVAVVSYGFWQRLLGARSNLDGERLNLLDQSFAVVGVMPPGFQYPGDAEVWVPSVIFPPNTSRTAHNWQVIGRLRADTSLEQASADVSSIVRQFKAQYGNDVDAVDMALVPLRDYLVGSTRPVLLVMLAAVGFLLLIACANVANMLLAQATARYKEFAIRRALGASRFRLARQFVTESALLAVVAGGVGVLLAFWGLDALLSLNQAALPRAGEINVNARVLGFTLVLAFVVAIIVGLVPVLRFSGTDLHTGLKEAGRGSSAHAATNRLRNGLVIAQVALTLILLTGAGLLAKSFMRVLQIDPGFRPDRTVAMDISLQSSDPQQVAQFHEQLLERVSRIPGVTAAGGVSNLPMTGGGPDGLFLIVNSADPSEAELKDFKYYKALAQNPLTRKGSAEYRVASADYFAAMGIPLVSGRTFNAADTANTDHVAVISQSLAKQYFADEDPIGKRIQYGNMDGDLHTLHVVGVVGDVRDYGLASNVKPTVYANYLQRPRKAADFTVVTRGEVAPAALIASLRGTVEELSHDVPMRFRTVEQIFSSSLNDRRFNLVILGVFAVVALLLAVTGIYGVMSYAVTQRTQEIGIRMALGATVTDILKMTIWRGFKLVVAGLAVGIAGALALTRLLSSLLFNISATDPLTFAVVSLLLAAVALAACYIPARRATRVDPMIALRYE from the coding sequence ATGCTGACCACCTGGCAAGACATCAAGTACGCCGCGCGCATGTGGCGCGCCCGCCCCGGCTTTGCGCTCGCGGCGGTCCTGTCGCTGGCACTCGGCATTGGCGCAAGCACGGTCATCTTTTCCATCGTTGACGGCGTGCTGCTGCGCCCGCTGCCCTACCCCGCGCCCGAACGCCTGGTGCAGCTCAAAGAGGTGAGCGAGCGCGGCAAGCAGAGCAACGTCACCGAGCCGAACTTCAAAGATGTGCGCGCCGCCAATCACACGCTCGACGCGGTGGCCGCGTATGGCGGCGGCGTCATGACGGTCACCGGCGGCACCGAGCCTGTGCGCGCCGGCACCTATGCGGTCACCGAAGATTTCTTCAAAGCGCTCGGCGTGCAGCCGGTGGTCGGGCGCGTCTTCACCGCCGAAGAGAGCAAGGCGGGCGGCGTCGCCGTCGTTAGCTATGGCTTCTGGCAGCGGCTGCTGGGCGCGCGAAGCAACCTCGACGGCGAGCGGCTCAACCTTCTGGACCAGAGCTTCGCGGTCGTCGGCGTCATGCCGCCGGGCTTCCAGTACCCCGGCGACGCCGAGGTCTGGGTGCCGAGCGTCATCTTCCCGCCCAACACGTCGCGCACGGCTCACAACTGGCAAGTGATTGGCCGCCTGCGCGCCGACACCTCGCTCGAACAGGCGAGCGCCGACGTGAGCAGCATTGTCCGGCAATTCAAAGCGCAGTACGGCAACGACGTTGACGCCGTCGACATGGCGCTCGTGCCGCTGCGCGATTATCTGGTCGGCAGCACACGGCCCGTCTTGCTGGTGATGCTGGCGGCGGTCGGATTTCTGTTGCTGATTGCCTGTGCCAACGTCGCCAATATGCTGCTGGCGCAGGCGACGGCGCGCTATAAAGAGTTCGCCATCCGGCGGGCGCTCGGCGCGAGCCGCTTCCGCCTGGCGCGGCAATTCGTCACCGAAAGCGCGCTGCTGGCGGTGGTGGCTGGCGGCGTCGGTGTGCTGCTCGCCTTCTGGGGGCTTGATGCGCTGTTGAGCTTGAATCAAGCAGCCCTGCCGCGCGCCGGCGAGATCAATGTCAACGCCAGAGTCCTCGGCTTTACGCTCGTCCTGGCTTTTGTCGTCGCCATCATTGTCGGCCTCGTGCCGGTGCTGCGGTTTTCGGGCACAGACCTGCACACAGGCTTGAAAGAAGCGGGGCGCGGTTCGTCGGCACACGCCGCGACCAACCGTTTGCGTAATGGGCTGGTGATCGCGCAAGTCGCCTTGACGCTCATCTTGCTGACCGGCGCGGGCTTGCTTGCGAAGAGCTTCATGCGCGTCTTGCAGATCGATCCGGGCTTCCGCCCCGACCGCACAGTGGCCATGGACATCTCGCTGCAATCATCCGACCCGCAGCAGGTGGCGCAGTTTCACGAGCAGTTGCTTGAGCGCGTCAGCCGGATTCCCGGCGTCACGGCTGCCGGCGGCGTCAGCAACCTGCCGATGACCGGCGGCGGCCCCGATGGCCTGTTCCTGATCGTCAACAGCGCCGACCCCAGTGAAGCCGAGTTGAAGGACTTCAAGTATTACAAGGCGCTGGCGCAGAACCCGCTGACCCGCAAAGGCAGCGCCGAGTACCGCGTGGCGAGCGCCGATTATTTCGCGGCGATGGGCATCCCGCTCGTCAGCGGGCGCACCTTCAACGCGGCGGACACGGCGAACACCGACCACGTCGCCGTCATCAGCCAGTCGCTGGCCAAGCAGTACTTCGCCGACGAAGACCCGATTGGTAAGCGCATACAGTACGGCAATATGGACGGCGACTTGCACACGCTGCACGTCGTCGGCGTCGTCGGCGACGTGCGCGATTATGGGCTTGCCAGTAACGTCAAGCCGACGGTCTACGCCAACTACTTGCAGCGCCCGCGCAAGGCTGCCGACTTCACGGTCGTGACGCGCGGCGAGGTGGCCCCGGCGGCGCTGATCGCCAGTCTGCGTGGCACCGTTGAGGAGCTGAGCCATGACGTGCCGATGAGGTTCCGCACCGTCGAGCAAATCTTCTCTTCATCGCTGAACGACCGCCGTTTCAATCTGGTAATTCTCGGCGTCTTTGCCGTCGTCGCGTTGCTGCTGGCCGTGACCGGCATCTACGGCGTGATGAGCTATGCCGTAACCCAGCGCACGCAAGAGATCGGCATCCGCATGGCGTTAGGCGCGACGGTTACAGACATTCTGAAGATGACCATCTGGCGCGGCTTCAAGCTGGTCGTAGCGGGCCTCGCCGTGGGCATTGCCGGGGCGCTGGCGCTGACGCGTTTGTTATCGAGCTTACTTTTCAACATCAGCGCCACCGACCCGCTGACGTTCGCCGTGGTTTCGCTGTTGCTGGCCGCCGTGGCGCTCGCGGCGTGCTACATCCCTGCGCGCCGCGCCACCCGCGTAGACCCGATGATCGCGCTCAGATACGAGTAG
- a CDS encoding ABC transporter permease: MLQDVRYAIRVLLKKPGFTFVAVLTLALGIGANAAIFTAVDAALLRPFPYKDPAALVHIWETSPQSEFSEHEAAYPDYLDWRAQSTAFEEMAGYNAGMALFSGMGQPERIQSARVTSSFFPMLGAQASLGRTFRDGEDLPGAARLAVLSHGFWQRRFGGDPKIIGQHITLNAESYEIIGVMPPGFHFAKAGSPDVWRPLQPLPFQVARRNLFWLNVIGRLKSGVTQEQAQQDLAAIVTNIERQYSNSHTGEGIRIASLRDDIVGNLKPLLLVLLGAVGFVLLIACANVANLMLARGAARRKEMAIRLAMGASRAQLVRQLLTESLMLSLAGGALGLLIAQWIIALLLAGIPASLMLYMPYLATLAVDLKALGFTFAIATLTGVLFGLAPALQASKADLSDALKEGRTPSGAIRVRMRNLLVVSEVALAMMLLIGAGLMMKSFFRLLNVDPGFRTDKLLTLQVGLPEDKYADETRPPVFFKQMLANLERLPGVSGAATTDILPLAGGGNTASFYIAGRPAPPPGEMVEANVRTVSEKYFSVIGLPLVEGRFFTEHDNKNAPTALIINRTLAERVFPRQSAVGQQVIFGFDSQRQPREIVGVVGDENVTALDARVTPVIYFNYAQDGGTYNAVVVRTSNDPASLIGAARDEIRALEPDAAIFNEKPMTGLIADAPSTFFRRYPALLIGAFAAVAVLLAMIGIYGVLSYAVTQRTHEIGVRMALGAQRRDVLRLIAGQSLRLALTGIALGLGGAFALTRLLASLLYGVSATDPLTFAATALLLAGVALAAGFVPARRATRVDPMIALRYE, encoded by the coding sequence ATGCTCCAAGATGTTCGCTATGCCATTCGCGTGTTGTTGAAAAAGCCGGGGTTCACCTTTGTCGCCGTGCTGACGCTGGCGCTTGGCATCGGCGCGAATGCCGCCATCTTTACGGCGGTCGATGCGGCGCTGCTGCGTCCCTTCCCTTACAAAGACCCGGCGGCGCTCGTTCACATCTGGGAGACCAGCCCGCAAAGCGAGTTCAGCGAACACGAAGCCGCTTACCCGGATTATCTCGACTGGCGGGCGCAATCAACCGCCTTTGAAGAGATGGCCGGTTATAACGCCGGCATGGCGCTCTTCTCCGGCATGGGCCAGCCGGAGCGCATTCAATCGGCGCGCGTCACATCGAGCTTCTTTCCGATGCTGGGCGCACAGGCCAGTCTCGGTCGCACCTTCCGCGACGGCGAAGACCTGCCGGGCGCAGCGCGCCTCGCCGTGCTCAGTCACGGCTTCTGGCAGCGGCGCTTTGGCGGCGACCCCAAGATCATCGGCCAGCACATCACGCTCAACGCCGAGAGCTACGAGATCATTGGCGTGATGCCGCCGGGCTTTCACTTCGCCAAAGCCGGCAGCCCCGATGTCTGGCGACCGCTTCAGCCGCTGCCCTTTCAAGTGGCGCGGCGCAATCTTTTCTGGCTCAACGTCATCGGGCGGCTCAAGTCGGGCGTTACTCAGGAGCAGGCACAACAGGACCTGGCCGCCATCGTCACGAACATCGAGCGGCAGTACAGCAACTCGCACACCGGCGAAGGCATTCGCATCGCTTCATTGCGCGACGACATCGTCGGCAACCTTAAACCGCTGTTGCTCGTGCTGCTCGGCGCGGTCGGCTTTGTACTGCTGATCGCCTGTGCCAACGTCGCCAACCTGATGCTGGCGCGCGGCGCGGCGCGGCGCAAAGAGATGGCCATCCGGCTGGCGATGGGCGCAAGCCGGGCCCAGCTCGTCCGCCAGTTGCTGACCGAAAGCCTGATGCTGTCGCTCGCAGGCGGCGCGCTCGGGTTGCTGATCGCGCAATGGATCATCGCCCTGTTGCTGGCCGGCATCCCGGCCTCGCTGATGCTCTACATGCCTTACCTGGCGACGCTCGCCGTAGACCTCAAAGCGCTCGGCTTTACCTTCGCCATCGCGACGCTGACCGGCGTGCTGTTCGGCTTAGCGCCGGCGCTGCAAGCGTCGAAGGCGGATCTGAGTGACGCGCTCAAGGAAGGCCGCACGCCGAGCGGCGCCATACGTGTTCGCATGCGCAACCTGCTCGTCGTCTCGGAAGTCGCGCTGGCGATGATGCTGCTGATTGGCGCGGGCTTGATGATGAAGAGTTTCTTCCGCCTGCTCAACGTCGATCCCGGCTTCCGCACAGACAAGCTGCTGACCTTGCAGGTCGGTCTACCCGAAGACAAGTACGCCGACGAAACGCGCCCGCCGGTATTCTTCAAGCAGATGCTCGCCAACCTCGAACGCCTGCCGGGCGTCAGCGGCGCGGCGACGACAGACATCCTGCCGCTCGCCGGCGGCGGCAACACCGCGTCGTTTTATATCGCAGGCCGGCCCGCGCCGCCGCCCGGCGAGATGGTGGAAGCCAACGTCCGCACCGTGAGCGAGAAGTATTTCAGTGTGATCGGCCTGCCGCTCGTCGAGGGGCGCTTCTTCACCGAGCACGACAACAAGAACGCGCCGACGGCTTTGATCATCAACCGCACGCTGGCCGAGCGAGTGTTTCCGCGGCAGAGCGCCGTCGGTCAGCAGGTCATCTTCGGCTTTGATTCGCAACGGCAGCCGCGTGAGATCGTCGGCGTCGTCGGCGACGAAAACGTCACCGCGCTCGATGCCCGCGTCACGCCGGTCATCTATTTCAACTATGCGCAGGACGGCGGCACCTATAACGCCGTCGTGGTACGCACGTCGAACGACCCTGCGAGCTTGATCGGCGCGGCGCGCGACGAAATCCGCGCCCTCGAACCCGACGCAGCCATCTTCAATGAAAAGCCGATGACCGGGCTGATTGCCGACGCGCCTTCGACTTTCTTTCGCCGCTACCCGGCGTTGTTGATCGGCGCTTTTGCCGCGGTCGCCGTGCTGCTGGCGATGATCGGCATCTACGGCGTGCTGTCGTATGCGGTGACCCAGCGCACGCATGAGATCGGCGTCCGCATGGCGCTCGGCGCGCAGCGCCGCGACGTCTTGCGGCTGATCGCCGGGCAGAGCTTGCGCCTGGCGCTCACAGGCATCGCGCTCGGGCTCGGCGGCGCGTTTGCTTTGACGCGCTTGCTTGCGAGCTTGCTTTACGGCGTCAGCGCCACCGACCCGCTGACCTTCGCGGCGACGGCGCTGCTGCTGGCAGGAGTGGCTCTGGCAGCCGGTTTCGTGCCGGCCCGCCGCGCCACTCGCGTTGATCCGATGATTGCTTTGAGATACGAATAA